The Curtobacterium sp. MCSS17_015 genomic sequence CGTTCTCACCTACTGTCATTTGCTGGCCGACCGTCTTGGCCTCGATCCGGACGCTGTGGTCAGGGGCAAGCTCGCCGTGACGAGGGTGAAGTACCCCTCAGACATAGCACGCGGACGGAGCACGAAACATGACCGACTTTGAGATCATGCGATGGCCGTTCACTGAGCAACATCTTCGATCATGGCGGGACGCCGACCCGCGCTTCGTGAATTGGCCCGTTGTGTACATTCTCGACGACGGACGGCGTGTCTACGTCGGTGAGACCTTGAACACTGCCGCGCGCATGCGGCAGCACCTGGAATCGGAAGACCGCCGCTCACTCAAGGCAGTCCGGTTGGTGCTCGACAGCACGTTCAACAAGTCGGTCTGCCTCGACCTTGAATCCCAACTCATCGGGCTGTTCGCGGGCGACGACAAGTACGTGGTGATGAACAGTAACAAGGGCATCGTCAACGGCGACTACTACGACCGCGATCAGTACCGCGACAAGTTCACCGAAATATTCGAAGCTCTTCGCCGACAGAACCTGTTCACCCGGAGCATCCCGGAGATCGAGAACAGCGAGCTGTTCAAGCTGTCGCCGTTCAAGGCGCTCAACCGGGACCAGGCGATCGTCATGGAGGACATCCTCGAGGGCTTGTTCGCCGACCGTGCCAGTGGTGCTGGCGGCAGCACCATCGTCGTGCAAGGTGATCCAGGTACGGGGAAGACGGTCGTCGCCGTCTTCTTGCTCAAGCTCCTGCGGGACATCTCGGACGGCACCGGTGTCGATGACGTCGGTGGAGATTCGTTGTTCGCCGACTTCTTCACGGAGGAGAACCGCCGTCTCCTGGCTGGCTTCCGTTTCGGACTGGTGGTGCCGCAACAGGCGTTGCGTGCGTCGTTGAAGCGTGTTTTCCGGAAGACGCCGGGTCTCGATCAGACGATGGTGCTCACGCCGTTTGAGGTGGGTAAGAGCGATGAGAAGTGGGATCTGCTGGTCGTCGACGAGTCGCACCGCCTGAATCATCGGGCGAATCAGGCGTCGGGACCGCAGAACAAAAGCTTCGGTGACATCAATGCGAAGTTGTTCGGCGCTGACGCGGATCACTGGACCCAGCTGGACTGGATCCGCGAGCAGAGCACGAATCAATTGTTTCTGCTCGACTCGGAACAAAGCGTTCGTCCTGCGGATCTGCCGCAGAGAGTCCAGGCTGATCTGGTTCGTTCCGCGCGCGACCGCGATCGGTACTACCGCCTGTTCACGCAAATGCGAGTGCAGGGAGGGGCCGACTACGTCTCCTACGTCCGAGCAATAATGAGGGGAGAGTCGCCGGAGCGTCGAACATTCGGAGACTACGAGTTCCGCATGTTCGATGACGTCGGAGAGATGCACGAGGCGATCCGTGCTCGGGACTCGGAAGTAGGTCTGTCGCGTCTCGTCGCAGGTTACGCGTGGGAGTGGAAGAGCAAGAGGGACAGTGAGGCGTTCGACATCGAGATTGACGGCCAGCACCTGCAGTGGAACCAGGCGCAGACCGACTGGATCAACTCGCCTGGCGCGATCGATCAGGTCGGATCAATCCACACGGTTCAGGGCTATGACCTGAACTACGTCGGTGTCATCATCGGGCCGGACCTTCGCTTCGACGCTGACGCGCAGCGGCTCGTGTTCGAGCGCTCGAGTTACTTCGACAAGAAGGGCATGGAGAACAACCCCCGCCTGGGCATCACGTACTCAGATGAAGACCTTCTCGTCCTGGTCGCCAATGTGTACGCAGTTCTACTCACTCGCGGTGTTCGCGGAACGTACCTCTTCGTCAGTGACCCGTCTCTCCGAGCATGGCTTCGCAGATTCCTCTGACAGGGTGCTTCAAGTGCCACCACTGAGCTCGGAGAGGACCATCCTCCGAAGCGGATCCAATCGCCTAGCGTTGAGCGGCTACCATTCCCATCACAGGGGGTATGGGAATGGTCTGGGAGATCACCGTCGGGCAGACGCTCAGGCGTCGAGAGGTCCACAAGCTGGTCGGCGGGGGTAGTCGTCAGAACGGTATCGCGCCCGTTGCGGGTTCTCCGGAGATTCTCGTGTTCACTGACCCCCGCATTTGGCGCTCATCACGGGTACGACCGGTTTGAGGGGTTGCGCGAGGACGGGACGTACGCCTACACCGGCGAGGGGCAGAACGGCGACCAGACGTTCCAGCGTGGGAACCGCGCGCTGCGCGACGCGCAGGCGGAGGGCCGCGACATCCGTTTGTTCCGCACTGCTGGCGTCATGGCTACCTACGTCGGGGCTTTCACGCTCGGTGAGCCTGCTTTCGAGATCAGACGCATTCCGTCGACGGCAGGTCCCGATCGCGATGGCATCATCTTCAACCTCGAGCCGATCGAAGCTGCAGCGTGCGACGTTCTCCCTGCCTACGGAGGGATTGAGAAGTCGACCGGGATTCGGGACTGGATTGCGCCGTCGAGCAACCAGTACCTCACGGCGTCTTCGGGCACGGTGGCGCGCGCGGCGATGCGTGACGAGTTCAGGCTGCAGGCTCAATTCGGGCGATGGCTGATCGCGCGTGGGGATCGAGTGAGAGCGCTGAGGCTCGCCACCGCCGGCACCTTCATCGAG encodes the following:
- a CDS encoding DNA/RNA helicase domain-containing protein; the protein is MTDFEIMRWPFTEQHLRSWRDADPRFVNWPVVYILDDGRRVYVGETLNTAARMRQHLESEDRRSLKAVRLVLDSTFNKSVCLDLESQLIGLFAGDDKYVVMNSNKGIVNGDYYDRDQYRDKFTEIFEALRRQNLFTRSIPEIENSELFKLSPFKALNRDQAIVMEDILEGLFADRASGAGGSTIVVQGDPGTGKTVVAVFLLKLLRDISDGTGVDDVGGDSLFADFFTEENRRLLAGFRFGLVVPQQALRASLKRVFRKTPGLDQTMVLTPFEVGKSDEKWDLLVVDESHRLNHRANQASGPQNKSFGDINAKLFGADADHWTQLDWIREQSTNQLFLLDSEQSVRPADLPQRVQADLVRSARDRDRYYRLFTQMRVQGGADYVSYVRAIMRGESPERRTFGDYEFRMFDDVGEMHEAIRARDSEVGLSRLVAGYAWEWKSKRDSEAFDIEIDGQHLQWNQAQTDWINSPGAIDQVGSIHTVQGYDLNYVGVIIGPDLRFDADAQRLVFERSSYFDKKGMENNPRLGITYSDEDLLVLVANVYAVLLTRGVRGTYLFVSDPSLRAWLRRFL